The Waddliaceae bacterium genomic sequence TTGCTGTTTCGTTTTCTAAGCCTTGGGTATGCCATAGGAACCCTTCGCTCTAGGTCTTTTGTAAGGACTGTTAGCGCCTTTGAGTTTTTTTCGGTGTCTTTGCTCGCCTGTTCCTTTATTTTATTGCAGAACCCTTCTGCCACACCACGGAAAAAGGAGTTTTTGCTGGCTAAACCTTTAGGCATTCTCTTTTCTCTTTTCTTTGAAAGCCATAGATTCTCTAACTCTTTATCTAAGAATGCTGCGACATATTCTGCCGTTATGACATTACAAGGATCACCGAAGACTTCAAGGTATACGCACGACTTCCCGGAGTTTATCACGGGAAAGACAAAGAACGTACGCAGTATCGTTGTCATAGCTTCTAATTTCGCTGAATATCTTTTATGTTGTAATACCCTTTTCACCATCATCTCATCGTCGTCGTCATCGAGTAATTTTTCTGCTTTGGAGATGTTGTATTTCACCATTAGCTCCTGACTTTTTATTGTCGCCAGTTCTGCCTCGTGATGGTTGCTGCTGCTTCCTAGTGCTAGGAGTTTCTGTATCTTTCGTGTCAGTGAAAGCGCCGAAGTCGAAAGTGACGAAGGCATATCAATTTCTGTTCCTTTTGTCGAGGCACCATAGACGTCTTTTTCCCAGCCGCATTTCCTGCAGGTTTTACGGAATTCCTTGCCATGGTCTTCGACGCTGGTACCATATCGTATAAAGGTCAGGTAATGAGCGATCTCGTGTCGTAGTATCGCTGACAGCTGTTCTTTGTTATGAGAAAGCATAAGGATTTTGTGTATTCCTATCTCGTAGATATCGGCATCGAAATATCCAAGGTGTCGAGGGTTCTCGAAGACGACGATATTAAGCGGGTATGTATAAGAAGATATAGTAAAGCGGCTCTTGCCGACTTTCGCTCCGACTTCGTCGCGGAGGATTTCGCGTGCCTGCTTCTTTATTTTTCTAAGAAACGATATTATGGCCTGAGAATATAGTAGTTGTTTATCTTCCATCATGTCTTACACTTAATTAGTGATGTTACGCGCTACCGAT encodes the following:
- a CDS encoding DUF2786 domain-containing protein yields the protein MMEDKQLLYSQAIISFLRKIKKQAREILRDEVGAKVGKSRFTISSYTYPLNIVVFENPRHLGYFDADIYEIGIHKILMLSHNKEQLSAILRHEIAHYLTFIRYGTSVEDHGKEFRKTCRKCGWEKDVYGASTKGTEIDMPSSLSTSALSLTRKIQKLLALGSSSNHHEAELATIKSQELMVKYNISKAEKLLDDDDDEMMVKRVLQHKRYSAKLEAMTTILRTFFVFPVINSGKSCVYLEVFGDPCNVITAEYVAAFLDKELENLWLSKKREKRMPKGLASKNSFFRGVAEGFCNKIKEQASKDTEKNSKALTVLTKDLERRVPMAYPRLRKRNSKHRHCSQGAALGNKVGKELQIRKACTEKSKDKKFLIG